The stretch of DNA AACTCAAATGCCAGCTATGATTGGTGGGGCGATAGCCGAGCTTAGATTATCAAAGGGTTTTATTCGTGAACCACATTGGCACACGAATGCATGGGAGTTAGATTATTTAATTTCTGGATCAGCTACTGTTGGGATTTTAGATCCGAACACAAATAAAGTTCAAACGTTAAACTTAAAGAAACGAGGAGAGACGGTCTTTATTCCGATGGGATATTGGCACTGGATTTCGGCCGATTCAGATGACACGGAGCTCTTGTTATTTTTTAATAATGATCAATTTCAAACCCAGGAAGGATCGACGATGTTAACGAGAACTCCGCTTGAAGTTTATGAACAAGCCTATAATATTGATCCAAGAGATATGGCAAGGGCACTAAAACCAATTGAAGGGACTGATGGGGTCGTAATTGGACCACCAGATCCACCTAAACCACCTCATAAAGAAAATAGAAAATACTAATTACCATGAGAGTCAATGAACAAGAGGAAATCATTCCTCATGCTGGTTGACTCATATTTATTCGAACAGAAAACAACTCAAAAGGAAACATAGAAGTGTTATAATTTAACAATAGATTATTTTAAAGAGATGATTGGATGATATTACATTCGGAGAGATTAGGACTAGGGAATCCTCTTGTCTTTTTTCATACTGGTCTACAAACAGGGCTAAGTGATTTTATCGATCAAAGAGAGCCGTTAGATGTACAATTAGAGTTTGGGCTACATGCGATTGAATGTGATAGTCCTTAACAGGAAGAGAGGGAGAGCATGTACTATTTTTTGTATCTGTTTGGTCCTACGATCATGATAGGAATCGGTCTTCAGCTTTTCGAGTCTGTAGGGTTAACGATTTTCTTGTTTTATGGCTGGTTATTTTTAATGTTGCTTATAAATAGGAAGAGTTTAAAGGTCAATCAGCCAAACTGGAAGAATTCTGCTCTAGTTGGCTTTGGTATCGGTGTGGTATTTTTCCTCAGTCTATTTATGGGGATAAAATGGCTACATCCTTTCCTCTTTAACGTAGAGGAACTACGTGCTATTCTTCGACAATGGGGTTTCACTGGAAATGAGAGGCTAGTGTACATAGGGATTCTTCTTGTCATTAATCCGGTTTTGGAAGAAGTTTATTGGCGGGCCTCCTTACACCAAAAATTCCGGAAAAACCTAGGAACTCATCAAACAATCTATACTACATCTTTCTTTTACACGCTCTATCATATTCTAGTTGTTCTGCCTTTATTTCAATGGCCTTTAAGTATTTTTGCGGTAATACCAGTGTTTTTTGCAGGAGTAGTTTGGGGGTATTTAAGTGAAAATTCTAACTCGATCATCGGACCAATTATCAGTCATTTTCTAGCAGACGTAGGAATTATGAGTGTGTATTGGTTTATTCTTCGGTAATGGATTTTTTCTGAAAAAAGGAATATTTAGGCATGTCTAAATTGCTTAACATATCCTAAATAAATTAGTCTTAAACCAATATTGCTTTTCAATGTAATGATTGGTGGAACCTTCCAATTTCCTGCGAATTCCGATCGAAAATATGCCTCGAAATCGGTTTATAAACGGATCATATACTGCTCCAAAAAAGCAATATTCATTGCAGAAAACAGTCTTGATAAATGAACTAGAGGTGTTAAAAATGAAATTATCAACGAATACCCAATATGTACGATCGCTGAAATTAAAGAAAGAGAGTATCACTTCGTACCAGAAGTTCCCGCTGAATCTCCCTGTGATTTCTACCTTAAAAGAAATCGTATTTCATCCGAATGTAACCTTTGTTGTAGGAGAGAATGGAATGGGGAAATCAACGCTATTGGAAGGAATTGCAGTATCGCTTGGGTTTAATCCAGAAGGTGGTTCTCGAAATTTTAATTTCTCTAGCTTTGATTCTCATTCCAATCTCGATCAATATCTTCGCGTTGCAAAGGGAGCATATCTGCCGAAGGATAGCTACTTTTTCCGGGCGGAATCTTTCTATAATGTCGCTACGAATATTGAAGAACTAGACAAAGAGGGTGGTGGTCCTCGAATCATTGATTCCTATGGAGGGAAATCTCTTCATGAGCAGTCACACGGGGAATCTTTTTTTGCGGCATTTATGAATCGCTTCCAAGGAGGAGGTTTGTATATTTTAGATGAACCTGAAGCGGCCTTGTCACCTTTGAGACAAATGAGTCTATTGGCAAGGATTCATGAACTCGTTGAGGAAGGTTCACAGCTGATTATCTCAACACATTCTCCGGTCATTATGGCCTATCCAGAAGCGAAAATTCTGCAAATCACTGAGGTTGGAATGAAGGAGGTAACACTAGAGGAAACGAATCACTATTCATTAATGCAACAATTCTTTCAAGACCGAGAACGCTTACTTCATCACTTATTTCAATAGGCTTTTTCATGTGTATTGTGTTCCTAGAACTGCTTCCTACCTTGGATAGACACAAATTAATTTTTAGTTTGTCTGTTTTCCTTCATTAATAATTCCCTCCCTTGCAGTAAGCAAGAGAGGGGATACAAGTTATACTAATTTCTTCGCTTTTCCAGTATTGGCAAAATGGACCTTTGTAAACTCCCACAATGCTTGTTCTCCCTTTGAACGAATCAAGCGAGCCCCAGCCTTGTCAACTGCTGCTCCCGCTCCTTTTGGAATTGTAAATCCCGCTTTTTCTGAAAGCTTATCCCATTCCTTTAAAAAGGCATAGCGAGCAAGAATAGATGCCGCAGCAACCGCTAAATGCACGCTCTCACCTTTTGTACTAAAGTATACATTTTCTTTGCAAACATCTTTTTGTCCTTGAAGATGCCGGTAATACACATTTTTTTCGGCAAACTGATCGATAAGAATCGCTTCAGGTTTTTCAGGATTCATCTTTTTGAGCAAATTGAGTAATGCTTTATTATGAAGAACAGCCTTCATCTTTCCTTGTGTCATGCCATTTTTTTGGAGTTCATTGTACTTTGGATTCGGTAAGATTAGTAATGAGTACGGGATGACATGCAATAAATCTTGAGCAATTTTGATGATTTGGGGATCTTTTAAATTCTTTGAATCTTGTACACCAAGTTCTTTAACAAGCGGCATGTTTTGAGTCGATACATAAGCACTCACGACGGTCATCGGCCCAAAATAGTCCCCAGTGCCGACTTCATCCGAACCCATGACAGAAAGGGAGGAGAAGTTAAGCGGTAGTTTTGTCGACCCTTTCGGAGAAGAAGTGCTCTTTTTAGCGGAAGGGAGAGAATTTCCCCATTTTCTGGCCTCTTCTTCATGACTCCCTCCTTGAAAGAGAACTTTCCCTGAGGAGTAGGCGGTTATTGTGCACCCATGCACCTTTGCCATGAATACAGTGCTCTGAGGCTGTTTTAGTGATAGGTGGGATTGATAGGCTTTTTTCATCTGATTTATTGTGGTTGAATCGCATTTTATGACAGTATTACTCAATATAATCACTCCTTTTGGATGTTGCGACTTAAATAGACAAAATTCTTTTCCAAAATCCTTATATTCATGGTATCATATTGTTTAGGATTCTGAAGAATGGAGGCTATAAAGTTGTCGGAACAGCAGAAAAATCGCACAACAGTAGATATTTATGGAACACAGTATGTCATTATAGGCACTGAATCTACCAGCCATGTTCGTTCAGTCGCTACCTTTGTGGATGATAAGATGAGGGGAATTAGCTCTAAGAATCCTGCATTAGACATCAATAAATTAGCAGTCCTCACTGCTGTGAATGCTGTACATGATTATCTTAAATTAAAAGAGAAGATAGAGCAATTAGAGAACGAAGTAAAAAAAATAAAGGACTGAAGAAGTCATGTTAGATTTAATTTTACTTATCATTTTTGTGATCTCGTTTTTTATTGGATTACGTCGCGGATTCATTTTACAACTTATACATATGACAGGATTCATCATTGCGTTTGTAGTGGCATATTTATACCACGATGAATTGGCACCAAAATTGACATTATGGATTCCCTATCCAGCACTCAATGAGGAATCGACGTTAAGTATGATTTTTGATGCAACAAATATGGATCAAGCGTATTATCGAGCCATAGCCTTTGCCATTATATTTTTTGTCGTCAAGATTATTACGCAAATTATCGGATCAATGCTCGACTTTTTAGCGCAATTTCCACTTCTTAAACAATTCAATTCCGGAGCTGGGGCAGTGTTAGGCTTCATTGAAATGTATCTGATCGTTTTTATCCTTCTTTATATTGCGGCTCTTTTACCAGTAGGGTTCGTTCAGACGGCCATTAGTGACTCGGTAATGGCTGAAAACATGATCAAACATACGCCGATACTTTCAGACCAACTAAAGGAATGGTGGTTTGAATACGTTTTAGCCTCTTAACTTCTCTATGTATAGAGAAGTTTTTCTTTTATTACCCCTTTCTGATAATATAAAGGTAAGAAACAAAGCCCAACGATAGGAGTGAAAATCGTGAGCATGAATAAGAAAAAAATTATTGAACTATTAGAGAAAATCGGTATTTATATGGAGTTGAAAGGGGAAAACCCCTTCAAAATATCAGCATTCAGAAAAGCGGCAACTGCTCTTGAAAATGATGATCGTTCACTAAGTGAAATGGATGATCTAACGAAAATAAGTGGAATTGGAAAAGGAACCGCAACGGTTATCATGGAATACATAACAGATGGAACATCATCCGTACTGGAAGAATTGAAACAAGAGGTTCCTAAAGGGTTGATACCATTGCTTCAACTTCAAGGTTTAGGTGGAAAGAAAATTGCGAAATTGTATCAAGAGCTTGGAGTAAAAAGCATAGATGATCTGAAGCAAGCATGTGAAGAAGGCAAAGTTCAAACGCTCTCAGGTTTTGGAAAAAAAACAGAAGAAAAGATTCTAGCTGCCATCGAAAAATCTGGCACTCGCCCAGGTCGCCTACCGATAGCTTATGTCTTATCTATAGCAGGAAAAATGGAACAAAAACTAAGTGAGTTGGACAGCATTGAAACATTCTCTCGGGCAGGGAGCTTACGAAGGCTCCGAGAAACAATTAAGGATTTAGATTATATTATTTCCACAAATGATCCTCAAAAGGTCAAAAAATCACTATTAAAATTAGATGGAATAAAAGAGTCGATCGCTTCAGGTGATACGAAAATATCACTAGTGTTTGACTATGAATATGAAGTTTCGGTCGATTTTCGCTTAGTGGCACCACATGAATTTGCGACGGCACTCCATCATTTTACAGGATCGAAGGATCATAATGTTCGTATGAGACAACTGGCGAAAGAACGTGGTGAGAAGATCAGTGAATACGGTGTTGAAAATACAGAGACAGGTGAAGTAACAACTTTTATGAGCGAAGAAGCATTTTTTGCTCACTTTGATCTCCCTTTCATTCCACCTGAATTAAGAGAAGATGGTAAAGAAATTGAACAAATTTCAAAGTGGGAAGGATTAATTCACTCTAAGGATATTAAAGGGGATCTACATATGCACTCCACTTGGTCAGATGGAGCATATTCCATTGTTGAGATGGTCGAGGAATGCCGTAGACTAGGTTATCAGTATATGGCGATTACCGATCATTCTCAGTATTTGAAGGTAGCGAACGGCCTAACGCCTGAGCGACTTCGTAAGCAAATTGATGAAATTAGAAGGCTCAATGAACAGTATGAGGATATTTTGATTCTTTCCGGAATTGAAATGGATATCCTTCCTGATGGGTCGCTAGATTATGAGGACGATCTATTAGAAGAATTGGATCTCGTGATTGCATCAATCCATTCGAGCTTTTCTCAGCCAAGAGAAACGATTATGAACAGATTAATCACCGCACTCGATAATGCCCATGTGGATATTATCGCTCATCCGACCGGTCGCTTGATTGGCAGGCGTGAAGGGTATGATGTTGATATGGATATGCTGATTGAACTAGCGACAAAAACAAATACCGCATTGGAACTTAATGCGAACCCTAATCGATTGGACTTATCTTCTGAAAATATTAAAAAAGCACAAGAGGCAGGCGTAAAGCTGGTCATTAACACAGATGCCCATAGCACAGAGCATTTTGCTTTTATGGAATTAGGTATCCAAACAGCTAGAAAAGGCTGGATTTTAGCGGAGAATGTACTGAACACAAGGGAACCAGAGGAACTAGTCGCTTTTTTAAATAGGCATAAAGAAGGTAAGTAGGAGGAAGTGAGTTACATGAATAAAAAAGTATTAAAAACATTAGAATTTGATAAAGTGAAGGAGCAATTATTGTCCTTTGCCTCATCCTCTCTTGGTCAGGAAAAGGTAGAAAATTTATATCCTTCTTCTTCATTACAAGAGGTACAAAAATGGCAAGCAGAAACAGATGAAGCCGCAACAGTACTTCGGTTAAGGGGGAATATTCCGTTAGGAGGAATATTTAATATTCGTCCCCACGTGAAAAGAGCTGAGATCGGTGGGGTCTTAAGTCCACAAGAGCTCGTCGAAACAGCTAGCACCATCTATGCAAGCCGAATGCTTCGTCTATTTGTTGAAAAGCTAATAGAAGAAAGGGAGAATCTGCCGATTCTACAAGAAAAAATTGATGAAATGTCAATTTTAACTCCTCTAGAGAAGGAAATTAAAGAAGCGATTGATGAAAATGGCTCGGTGTTGGATAGTGCCAGTTCTAACTTAAGAAGTATCCGAACCCAGTTGAGAATCAATGAGAGTCGCGTTCGTGAAAAGCTAGAAGGAATGGTCCGTTCCAAAAACGCACAAACGATGCTTTCAGACGCGATAGTGACGATTCGAAATGATCGATTTGTTCTTCCGGTCAAACAAGAATACCGTAGTCACTATGGTGGGATTATTCATGACCAGTCTGCTTCAGGACAAACGCTATTTATCGAACCAGAGGCAATTGTGGTTTTAAACAATAGCTTGCGAGAATGGAAGCTAAAGGAACAGGAAGAAATCGAAAAAATTCTCCTTGAGCTATCAGGAAAAGTAAGTGAGCACGGTGCGGAACTCCTTGTTATAGTAGGGATACTTGCCCAAATAGACTTTATGTTCACAAAAGCAAAATATGGTAAAACAATTAAAGGAACAAAACCGAAAGTGAATGACGCAGGCTTCATTAAACTACATAAAGCAAGACATCCATTATTAGCAATGGAGGAAGCCGTTGCTAACGATATTTTCTTAGGGGGAGACTTCACGACTATTGTGATTACAGGGCCTAATACCGGGGGGAAAACGGTTACATTAAAAACGATTGGTTTATGTACCATACTTGCCCAGACTGGGCTTCAAGTTCCCGCATTAGATGGTTCAGAGCTCGCTGTTTTTTCTAACGTTTTCGCTGATATTGGCGATGAGCAGTCGATTGAACAAAGCTTATCAACTTTCTCTTCCCATATGGTGAATATTGTACAGATTTTAAAGGACGTTACTCACGATAGCCTTGTTCTCTATGACGAGCTTGGAGCAGGAACAGACCCTCAAGAAGGAGCGGCTCTTGCCATATCAATTCTCGATAGAACATACAGCAAGGGGGCGCGTGTAGTCGCAACCACACATTATCCGGAACTGAAAGCCTACGGGTATAATCGTGATGGAGTAGTCAATGCAAGTGTAGAATTTGATGTCGAAACGTTAAGTCCGACTTATCGCCTATTGATTGGTGTTCCTGGAAGAAGTAATGCTTTTGACATATCGAAACGCCTAGGGTTGCCAGATGACGTCATCTCTCATGCAAAAGAGCATGTTGGTACAGACAGCAAACAAGTGGAAAAGATGATTGCTTCTCTACAAGACTCCAAGCGTGCGGCAGAAAACGAAGAAAAAGAAGCAAGGGAATTGCTTATTCATGCTGAAGACCTTCATAAAGATTTGCAACTTAAGATAGCCCAGTTTAATGAAAAAGAAGAGGACTTAACGGTGAAAGCGAAACTAAAAGCCTCTAAAATTGTAGAAAGGGCGAAAGAAGAAGCAGAGCAAGTTCTTTACGAATTACGGAAGCTCCGTACACAAAAAGGAGCAGATGTAAAAGAACATGAGTTGATTTCAGCGAAAAAACGGTTAGAAGAAGCCACACCGATCATTGAGAAAAAAGCGAAACCCAAATCCACTACGCAAACAAAACGTACCCTAAAAGAAGGGGATGAAGTGAAAGTCCTTACTTTTAATCAAAAAGGTCATTTAACTAAAAAAATATCCGAGAATGAATGGCAAGTGCAGATGGGTATTATGAAAATGAAAGTGAAAGAATCAGATTTAGAATTCCTTAAAGCGGAAAAAATTGTGAAAACAAAGCCAATGGCAACAGTAAAAGGCAAGGATTTTCATGTGAATTTAGAACTAGACTTACGAGGAGAACGATTTGAGAATGCCATTCTTCGAGTAGAGAAATACATCGATGATGCCTTACTTGCAGGGTATCCACGGGTTTCAATCATTCATGGGAAGGGAACCGGGGCATTGCGTCAAGGGGTTGGAGAATATTTGAAAAACCATCGATCCGTAAAGCGTGTTCGTTTAGGTGAATCTGGAGAAGGCGGATCCGGAGTTTCCGTTGTAGAATTTAAATAAGTTTATAGGGAGTTTAGAGATGGTAGATTCTTTTTGGGAAAATGGGTTGGTGCAAACAGCAGGATATTTTTCCGTAGTTATTTTATGCTTAGTTCTTTTTTTAACGGTTTTTGAACTCGTAACTAAATATCAAAATTGGGAAGAAATTAAAAATGGGAATATTGCGGTTGCAATGGCGACAGGTGGGAAAATTTTTGGAATAGCTAACATTTTTTCCTACTCTATTAAGCAGCATGATACATTTTTTGAAATGGTTGGATGGGGATTTTATGGTTTCTTCCTCCTTATTGCTAGCTATTTTGTGTATGAGTTTTTAACACCGAGATTTAAAATTGATGAAGAAATCGCGAATGATAATCGAGCAGTAGGCTTTATTTCTCTCGTGATTTCCGTAGGATTGTCCTTTGTTATTGGGGCAGGAATTTCGTAAGGAGAGAGAGAGATGGAAACATTAGCAAAAATATTGATTGCGCTATGTGGCGTGTTTATAGCAGTAGGAATCCTTTATTTACTGTTTTTTTCATAGACTTTTTTTGTAAAGCTGATTTCACAAAGATTGATGCTTTTCGTACTAGTCCATAAATTATGTTAAGACAGGTTTCGGGGATCTTTTCGTATCCATAGTCAATTCGATAAATGAAAGAATGAGGAGTTCATTTTTTTCATAGGCTGCAGCCTACAAGCCTACCGAACAAGATACTTTTCCTCTTATGAGAGACGTAATGAAAGGCACTTTTCGTACAAATTGTTGCTATTTCACCTAATTTTAGATTCAATCCTTCATATTGTATTATAGTCATCAAAATAGACAAAAGATGCCGGGAGTAAACCTATCTAACCGTGTATAGACTGATTCGAAAAGCCACAATCCTTGCGAAAACAACCTAATAAAATGAATTACCGGAATAAATGAATAAATAAGAAGGCCAAATCACATGTGATTTGGTCTTTTTTACAGTAGAAATGAATAAATGTTCATTATTATAAAAGGAAGGCATCATAGGAAAAATTATTGCTTTTCGCATCAGACTGTTGCTATGAAAGAAGATTGATTTTTTGATCTTTTCGCATCAATTCAGATAAAATCCGCGATAATTCAAGTTGAATTAAGCTGTTTTAGAAATTCTGACCAAATCCCTATGGAAATGATTCCTTGAATCAAAGGTTTCAAACTGGTACAAAAATCCATAAACTTTTCGGAAACAGCCTTACGAAAAGAGGGAATATTTGAAAGTGAAATATTGTGAGTGAGGATAATATGCCTGAAAATCCTATAAAAAAAATAAATAGGAGTTTTTTCATAGGACAAACATAATTGTACAGAGTGTTAAGTTATACTATAATTAATAAAAGAATTAGAAATATTCAATTTTTTTATATTTGAAGGGAGGATATTAAAGTGGACAAAATATGGCTCAAGCATTATCCAAAAGAAATTCCGGAACAATTAGAATATCGCAACCAACCGGTGCAAGCATATTTATCTGATGCGGCTAAAACGTTTGGACAAAAAAAAGCAATCCACTTCATGGGCAAAGAATTAACATATGAAGAGGTGCATACTTCTGCTCTAAAATTTGCGAATTATTTACGAGGTTTAGGTGTTGGTAAAGGTGACCGGGTGGCGATTATGTTGCCAAATACACCGCAGTCAGTTATCAGCTATTACGGAATTTTATATGCAGGTGGAATTGTTGTGCAAACCAATCCACTCTATATGGAAAGAGAAATCGAGTATCAAATGCAGGATTCTGAAGCCAAAATCATTATTACGTTGGATATTTTGTATCCGAGAGTGGTCAAAGTAAAAAATGAGACGAATCTTGAACATATTATTGTAACCGCTATCAAGGATTATCTGCCATTTCCGAAAAATTTAGTTTATCCATTTATTCAAAAGAAACAGTATGGACTGTCCGTTAAAGTTGAGCATGGCGGTCAGGTACATTTATTTACAGAAATTATCAAAACGTCAGAACCGAAAGAATTGAACGTACCTTTTGACTTTGAAGAGGATTTAGCTATTTTGCAATACACTGGAGGTACAACTGGTTTTCCTAAAGGTGTGATGTTGTCTCATAAAAACCTTGTTTCTAATGCTTCAATGAGTGATGCTTGGTTATATAAATGTAAAAAAGGCGAAGAGAAAATACTAGGAATACTCCCATTCTTCCATGTGTTTGGAATGACAGCCGTTATGATACTATCAGTTATGCAAGGGTATAAAATGATCTTGCTTCCGAAATTCGATGCGGAGACAACACTCAAAACGATTCATAAGCAAAAACCAACTTTATTCCCAGGAGCTCCCACCATATATATTGGTCTATTAAATCATCCTGACCTTAAAAAATATGATTTATCTTCCGTTCATTCTTGTATTAGTGGTTCTGCCCCTTTACCTGTAGAAATTCAACAGCAGTTCGAGAAAGTGACAGGCGGAAAATTAGTTGAAGGATACGGATTAACAGAAACTTCACCGGTGACTCACGCTAACTTCTTATGGGATCGTCCTTATGTTAAAGGAAGTATTGGAGTGCCTTGGCCTGACACGGATGCAGCTATATTATCAATGGAGACCGGAGAACCAATGCCTCCAAATGAAATGGGCGAAATTGCGGTAAAAGGACCTCAAGTCATGAAAGGTTATTGGAATAAACCAGATGAAACGGAACAAACCCTTAAAGATGGATGGCTTCTTACAGGTGATCTAGGCTATGTGAATGAAGATGGCTACTTTTTTATCGTTGATCGAAAGAAGGATATGATTATTGCAGGTGGATTTAATATTTATCCTCGAGAAATAGAAGAAATTTTATATGAACATAAAGATGTACAGGAGGTTGTGGTCGCAGGTATACCAGATCCGTATCGCGGTGAAACAGTGAAAGCGTATATCGTGTTAAAAGAAAACAGTTCACTCAGTGAAAAAGAGTTAGATGAATTTATGAGGAAACACCTCGCAGCATATAAAGTACCTCGAATTTATGAGTTCAGAAAAGAATTGCCAAAAACGGCGGTTGGTAAAATCTTAAGGAGAGCATTAGTAGAAGAAGAACGACAAAAACAAGAGAATCAAAATAAAATAGGTTAGACTACTTTTCTTGATCTTTTTTTCGTGATAAGTTGGACAAGGATAGAATTCTAAACTTGACAATTACATGATAAGAAACTATTATGAAAATATGAATGATGATTCATTCATTATGCGCAACAAGGAAGGTGATAGCCTGTTGAAAAGGAATAAACCCAAATATAAACAGATTATTGACGCTGCCGTGATTGTGATTGCAGAAAATGGCTATCATCAAGCACAAGTTTCAAAAATCGCCAAACAGGCTGGAGTCGCTGACGGCACGATCTACCTTTACTTTAAAAATAAAGAAGACATTTTAATTTCTCTGTTTAGAGAAAAAATGGGTCTGTTTGTAGAAAAAACAAAAGAAGTTCTTGCAGGAAAACGTTCCGCTAAAGAGAAGTTATTAGTGATGATTGAAAATCACTTCAGGTTACTTTCTGATGATCATCATTTAGCGATTGTTACTCAGCTTGAATTACGTCAATCAAACAAGGATCTTCGTTTAAAAATTAATGGTGTTTTAAAGGAATATTTACAACTTGTAGACACTGTTTTAATTGAAGGAATCGAACATGAAGAGTTTTCCTTGGATTTAAATGTAAGAATGGCGAGGCAAATGATTTTTGGAACGATAGATGAATCGGTCACGACATGGGTAATGAATGAACAGAAATACGACCTTGTTGCCCTTGCACCAGCTGTTCATCACTTGATTGCAAATGGCTGTGGAGCAAAATCATAACTTCCTTCAAAGGAGAATGTGTAGTGGACTTTTTAAGCTTAAGAACAGAAAATCAGGTGGCGTACATAACAATTGGTCGACCACCTGCCAATGCCTTATCGAGTGGGCTAATTCAAGAAATATCACAAGTAATGGATGACGTAGAATTTGATGATAATGTTTCAGTGCTCCTTCTTCACGGAGAAGGTAGATTCTTTTCAGCTGGGGCAGATATTAAAGAGTTTACGACCGTAAAAAATGGAACAGCATTTGAAGCACTCGCTAAAAAAGGGCAACATGTTTTTGAACGAATGGAGAATTTTTCAAAGCCGATCGTAGCCGCGATTCACGGTGCAGCTCTTGGTGGAGGGTTAGAGCTTGCCATGGGATGTCATATTCGTTATGTAAGCCAAAATGCGAAGCTAGGACTGCCAGAACTATCTTTAGGACTGGTGCCAGGGTTTGCAGGTTCTCAGCGATTACCACGTCTCGTTGGTCGTTCAAAAGCAACAGAAATGCTGCTCACGAGT from Bacillus sp. 2205SS5-2 encodes:
- a CDS encoding DUF350 domain-containing protein — protein: MVDSFWENGLVQTAGYFSVVILCLVLFLTVFELVTKYQNWEEIKNGNIAVAMATGGKIFGIANIFSYSIKQHDTFFEMVGWGFYGFFLLIASYFVYEFLTPRFKIDEEIANDNRAVGFISLVISVGLSFVIGAGIS
- a CDS encoding long-chain-fatty-acid--CoA ligase; translated protein: MKVDKIWLKHYPKEIPEQLEYRNQPVQAYLSDAAKTFGQKKAIHFMGKELTYEEVHTSALKFANYLRGLGVGKGDRVAIMLPNTPQSVISYYGILYAGGIVVQTNPLYMEREIEYQMQDSEAKIIITLDILYPRVVKVKNETNLEHIIVTAIKDYLPFPKNLVYPFIQKKQYGLSVKVEHGGQVHLFTEIIKTSEPKELNVPFDFEEDLAILQYTGGTTGFPKGVMLSHKNLVSNASMSDAWLYKCKKGEEKILGILPFFHVFGMTAVMILSVMQGYKMILLPKFDAETTLKTIHKQKPTLFPGAPTIYIGLLNHPDLKKYDLSSVHSCISGSAPLPVEIQQQFEKVTGGKLVEGYGLTETSPVTHANFLWDRPYVKGSIGVPWPDTDAAILSMETGEPMPPNEMGEIAVKGPQVMKGYWNKPDETEQTLKDGWLLTGDLGYVNEDGYFFIVDRKKDMIIAGGFNIYPREIEEILYEHKDVQEVVVAGIPDPYRGETVKAYIVLKENSSLSEKELDEFMRKHLAAYKVPRIYEFRKELPKTAVGKILRRALVEEERQKQENQNKIG
- a CDS encoding TetR/AcrR family transcriptional regulator, whose product is MKRNKPKYKQIIDAAVIVIAENGYHQAQVSKIAKQAGVADGTIYLYFKNKEDILISLFREKMGLFVEKTKEVLAGKRSAKEKLLVMIENHFRLLSDDHHLAIVTQLELRQSNKDLRLKINGVLKEYLQLVDTVLIEGIEHEEFSLDLNVRMARQMIFGTIDESVTTWVMNEQKYDLVALAPAVHHLIANGCGAKS
- a CDS encoding enoyl-CoA hydratase translates to MDFLSLRTENQVAYITIGRPPANALSSGLIQEISQVMDDVEFDDNVSVLLLHGEGRFFSAGADIKEFTTVKNGTAFEALAKKGQHVFERMENFSKPIVAAIHGAALGGGLELAMGCHIRYVSQNAKLGLPELSLGLVPGFAGSQRLPRLVGRSKATEMLLTSEPISGEEAVKWGLANASFSEEEVFQQAEALCMKIAKKSSVSIKAALELLSYTKEPSFYEGANREAALFGEVFMSEDGKEGIQAFIEKRAPEFKGK